One window of the Triticum dicoccoides isolate Atlit2015 ecotype Zavitan chromosome 3B, WEW_v2.0, whole genome shotgun sequence genome contains the following:
- the LOC119275800 gene encoding E3 ubiquitin-protein ligase EL5-like: protein MEVAGALASVLFAAFSLPCLLLLVVVAEAGLRLAALALRGEAFAWPSRSAFLGYRIARAGSFSSAATVVGGGVFQQEELLPSEYLDLLAVTVYRRGGDKWAAVDCVFCLSRIDDGEEVRELRCRHVFHRECLDSWLLRPRATCPLCRDRLLPCEPPRACARALDDDEIYVDEHEDPSSTPSSSYSHDAALWHM, encoded by the coding sequence ATGGAGGTGGCCGGCGCGCTCGCCTCCGTCCTCTTCGCCGCCTTCTCGCTCCCCTGCCTCCTCCTGCTCGTCGTCGTGGCCGAGGCCGGCCTCCGCCTCGCCGCGCTCGCGCTCCGTGGCGAGGCGTTCGCGTGGCCGTCGCGCTCCGCCTTCCTCGGCTACCGCATCGCGCGGGCCGGCAGCTTCTCCTCCGCGGCCAcggtcgtcggcggcggcgtctTCCAGCAGGAGGAGCTGCTGCCGTCCGAGTACCTGGACCTCCTCGCCGTCACGGTGTACCGCCGCGGCGGCGACAAGTGGGCGGCCGTGGACTGCGTGTTCTGCCTGTCGCGGATcgacgacggcgaggaggtacgCGAGCTCCGGTGCCGTCACGTCTTCCACCGCGAGTGCCTCGACTCCTGGCTACTCCGCCCGCGCGCCACGTGCCCGCTCTGccgcgaccgcctcctcccctgcgAGCCTCCCCGCGCCTGCGCACGCGCCCTCGACGACGACGAAATCTACGTCGACGAGCACGAAGACCCTTCCTCCACCCCCTCCTCGTCCTACTCCCACGACGCCGCGCTGTGGCACATGTAA